GCACAACAAGCCGGCCTGCTGGAAAACCCGTCATGTATTCTGTCCATGACTGGACTTAGTCATCCACTCCCTCACTTGTTTGCTATTTGTCATCAGAACAGAACAGATTTCATCAAATGTTTTTCAGCATAGCTGCCCTTATTAGTTTGACATTTGAGGTCTTTTTATTCACTTTGTGCAGATATCAAACTGTATTCGCTCATCCAACAGGTCAACAGCATTTTGTtgatggctgtttttttttttacaatacttCAACAATATCTTTCAGTCAGATGAAATgctaatcttttttattttgattttgatatcCGAATAATGTCACCTAATTTTCCCAGTGTTTGTTAAAAAAGCTGGCTCAGATCACTCTTGTCTTAtgagattgtttttatttttcctgcCTCGCAGGGGGAGTTGATCACCTTTTACTATTATTGGAAGAAAACCCCAGAGGCTGCTAGTTGCAGAGCCCACCGCAGGCACCGCAGACAACCTGTCTTCCGCCGGATCAAGACCCGCACCGCCTCCACGCCCGTCAGCACTCCCTCCCGCCCACCTTCCAGCGAGTTTTGTAAGTGCAATCTGCCTCTCTTCCCCTAGAGACAGTGAACAGAGTCTGTCACAGCTAAACATGACATCCCTGAAACTCCCAGGACTAATATGGCTTTTCAAAGCACGCATCCcctctgtttttcttcaaagtaAACAGCTGAAATCTCATATCCAATAAGGGATGGATCAGGGAGGGTGTACTGTACTCAAAGAGCCACTGATAATTTATTAAGTGTAGCGGCCCTCTGTTTTGTCTTACAGATAGAATGCTGTTCTGCCCTagaaaggcaaaatgcagtaactatgccaacactgaaacagagaaaaatgtcTTCAAAGTTATTtggcatttgaattttttttttttttagttaaattgTATTACCTATAAACTCCATACTAAAACCAAATAACTTTGAAgacatttttctctgtttcagtgttgttttcacactgttttctctgaatctgagtatTGTTGTACCAAAgatgtctgtcacaggacagaccAAAGTTTAAGAGACCCAACTTCAGTCAACTCAATTGAAAAAAtttgttactgcattttgcctttgcaccaCAGTGTAGTTATCAAATGTTATGAGCTACGGCATTAACCAACATGTTTTTCTTATCCAGTGGACTTGAGTTCAGCCAGCGAAGATGATTTTGACAGTGAAGACAGCGAGCAGGAACTGAAGGGCTACGCCTGCCGCCACTGTTTTACTACAAGTGAGTGCAAAATTCATTTATACTCGTATTTTACACACATTTATTCTAACACTGAGATAAACAACTAACAAAAAGATGAGATTTTTTCAGTCCTTCAGTTGGTCAAGATATTAACATGTTAAAGTGATACCATGAGACAGTTGAAGTCTCTGCAATATAGCTcccatcagaagacttcaaaaatCCCCTCTGCAGGCCTGTAATTACTCTGTTTGAGAGAGTGCACTGCTGCTCATACTGTCCCTCCTCTGGCAGATGGACATCAGGGCATGTAATTTCTAATTTGATCCAATCTGACAGTTACTCATTCATTCTTTCCCTCATTAAATCCTCTGACCTGTTGGATGCAGTTGGCATTCATAGCGCTCTCACTTCTCATATGAGGACATCCTCAGCATGGATGAGTAAGAGTCCTCTGACTTTAATTTCCATGAGGTGTGAGATCAGGACCCAGGCTAGCCCTAGAGCACTTACTCTTTGTCACTGTGTTACTGTAATGTTTAATAAACagagctcagctgactccagccaggcctcctaagcaacaaaattggcccggttgctagggagggtagagtcacatggggtaacctcctcgtggtcgctataatgtggttcgttctggTGGGGCTCATGGTGAGttgagaatagtgtgaagcctccacacgcgctacgtctctgcggtaatgcgctcaacaagccacgtgataagatgcgtgggttgacggtctcgtacgcggaggcaactgagatttgtcctccaccacctggattgaggcgagtcactatgccaccttGAGgacacattgggcattccaatttagggagaaaaattttaaaataaaaataagcaaagctcagctgaaattaaaatgtgtttgcaGCCTCCAAGGACTGGCACCACGGGGGTCGCGAAAATATCCTGCTGTGCACTGACTGCCGGATTCATTTTAAGAAGTACGGTGAGCTACCCCCGATTGAGAAGCCTTTGGACCCACCACCGTTTATGTTTAAACCTGTCAAAGAGGAAGACGATGGAATCAGTGGGAAGCATAGCATGAGGACTCGACGAACCCGCGGCTCAGTAAGTCCACTATATTTAAGATGTTTTCTTGCACTTTAAGGGATGGTTCGCTCAACTTTTTATTCTGTAATTTAcccaccctcgtgttgttccaacccatatgacttaatttttttacatggttCTTAcatggttcctgtagctcaactggtagagcatggcgctagcaacgcCACAATCTTGGGTTCGAtccccagggaacacacaaactgataaaatgtatagcatgaatgcactgtaagtcgctttagataaaagcatctgccaaatgtataaatgtaaatggaacacaaaagaatatttTATACATTAAGTATTTTGCTGTTTTGTTCAGATGTCAACGCTACGAAGTGGCCGCAAGAAGCAACCCGCCAGCCCAGATGGCAGAGCCTCACCAACCAATGAGGATCTGCGCTCCAGTGGGAGGACCTCACCAAGTGCAGCCAGCACCTCCAGCACTGACAGCAAGACTGACTCAATGAAGAAACCCAGCAAGGTAAAGCCCTCACAACACAGGTGCACAGACTTTGTTTCTATATCTCATAATGAGCATCAAAGAAAcatatgttttcatttttcataaaAGAAGATAAAGGAAGAGGCGCAATCGCCTATGAAGAGTGCCAAACGTCAGAGAGAGAAAGGAGCATCGGACACAGAGGAGTCTGAGAGGGCAAGTGTAAAGAAGTCTAAAACACAGGTCAGTGTCTCAGTACTGTGAACACCATACTCTCCCTCTGGATTACTAAACCAATACCAATGTGTGAAAAGCATTGTGATAGGCAAGGAGGAAGGCTTGTGTTCAGATACATAGTATGCACTAAGCATAGACCCAATTAATTTTTTATACGTTGAAAGCTTGGACAGACTTTATCGTTTAAATTGTGCATTACccctataattttttttatttttttatagtcgtgttgtttttgcaatttatgcaaaattatattatatatttttttacattttaatatagcTGAAGATCTTGCGATAATGTGGCTAAATTATTGTTAGCATGGAAATGTTGGACATATTTGGGAATCAACTAGAGTTTTTCTTGGAAGAACACCTCTCCATTTTTCCAAAAGTCAGTAATAAACATATGCTAAAGTTAAGTTAAGAGTTTCTGGCAGCTCCAGAATCTAATGAAGACACTTGATGTTAAGGTTTCATTTATTTTGGCTGTTACCTGTAGTAGCATTCTTATAACACATTAAAATGATCTcagatgttttaaatgttattagtACACTTAACAGCTAAGGGACGTTGATataaaaggtttttatttttttattcaaatttatgTTTGTAGTATCAGTGCAAAAACTGTGTGCCCAAGTTGTATTTACCTTCCTTTCTCCCACAGGAGCTGAGTCGGCCAGACTCGCCCTCGGAGTGCGAGGGAGAGGGCGAGGGTGAGGGGAGAGCTCAGATGGTCGCAGCGTCAATGATGATGGCAGCAGTGATCCTAAGGACATTGACCAGGACAACCGCAGCTCCTCTCCCAGCATCCCCAGTCCATGTGACAACGAAAGCGACTCCGACTCCTCTGCACAGCAGCAGGTCCTCCAGGGCCAGCACCCTCCAGTCATCCAGTGCCAGACAGGGGCTCTACCCCTGGCCCCTCCCACCTCGGCTTCAGCCTCCACAACCCCCACCTCAGGCACCCCTTTACTGCCCTCCCAGTCATCCCCTTCCATCCCCCCTACCTCCATGCCACCTCTGCAAATACCTTCAGCAGGTCCGCTTTCTCTCATCCAGTCTGGGGCACAGAGGCTGCCCTCACCACACTCTCCCCTCCAGGGCATGCCTCAGCCCCCACCACCCTCTCAAACCGGCCCTCAGTGCCTGCAGCCACCACTACATGGCCCCATGTTGCCCATGGGCCACCCATTGCAGGCAGGGCCATCACACATGCCTCACCCTCACACATTACCCCCTCAGTCTTTCCCAATGGGTCAGTCTCAGGTCCCCCCTTCACCTCTCTTGGGTCAGGCACAGGTCTCCACCCTCTTGCAACAACAGCAGCGACCTCACACCCCTCCTTCCCAGTCTCAGTCCTCTTCGCAAAGCGGCAGCCAGCCTCCCAGAGAGCAGCCTTTACAGCCTGCACCATTGCCAATGCCCCACATCAAACCACCTCCTACTACCCCTATCCCACAGATGCCAAACCCTCAATCACACAAGCATCCTACCCACCCCCCATTCCCACAGATGCCTTCAAACTTGCCCCCTCCACCAGCTTTGAAGCCCCTCAGCTCTCTATCCACACACCATCCTCCCTCCGCCCATCCGCCTCCACTGCAACTCATGTCGCAAAGCCAGCAGCTCCAATCTCCACCAGTGCAACCTCCAGTGCTCACCCAGTCTCAAAACCTGCTGGCTACAGGAAGCCAAGCACCTCCTCCGGCTCCCCCTCTTCCTTCGTCATCATCATCTGCCTCTCACTCTATGCCTTCTCAACCCCCCTTCCCTCCTCACCCCTTCATCCCTAGCAGCTCACCTGTCCTGTCACCCTCCACTGTCCCCTCTTCTGTGGTGGGCACCATGGCCACACTGCAGCAGCAGCCGTCATCCTCTATATCCATGCCCTTGCCTGCATCGGTCAGTGCGCCTTGCCCGGGACCCTCCACTGTGCCACCTGTTCAGATTAAAGAAGAGCCTCTGGATGAGGCAGAGGAGCCAGAGAGTCCTCCACCTCCTCAGAGAAGTCCTTCACCTCCACCCACGATTGTCAACACTCCCAGCCACGCCAGCCAGTCAGCACGGTACGTAACACATGCTGCCTACTTGCTGCCTGCTAGGTAGGAGGGATGTACAGAacgacacattttttaaaatagacTAGTCAATGGGTTGCCTAATTGACCAGTTGATTAATTAGTTTTAGGAGGTGTTTACACAAGACACATTCGTGCGTTCAAAAACAGCAAGAGGGTGCACAATGGAGgagtctcaagacatgtttttaaaagttggactgATTTTAACTTGGAAACGCCATCCTAAAAAGGAAATACTTCTGGCAAGGCACTTAAAAACAGTACAAGACATGATGCAACTGCCAAAGATGTCCGTCTAAGTGTTGTATGGCTGTAACTGCTTGGTGATAAACATTTCTGAGAGGCTTTTTACCATGATAACTAGGGAAGAGACGATGTCATGATTTGGTTCAATGAACGATATGAGGTTTACGATTCAATGTTATCTCGActcttaaatgacaaagtatgacagaatttcatcatcatttctcattaaaataaagttctttaatatacaatataaaaatttTCAAAGTTTAAATAGAGTTTCTCAATTCttctttctctataagaaaagatcacaaacaaataagccttcaaaaatagtgggctacattcaggctgatcaggtgcagaacaagcaatagaattgaacagaacctgtcctgaaaaagtatgagtttttttttaatatatatatataaaaaatttatttgtcttgattattataatcacatttcaactttaaaatgaaattctactttctatcaattaatattatttcttgaaattgtacatataatgatatgagctgtcaatgtttgaattaatgtgtacaatttacaataacattaagtttacattcattcttaTAGCAAGCGCaataatggtactgtcactttaagagtttaacgtGCATCGCAcaggtgttttttatttattaacgaGAGAAGTCTCGTTTTTTTAGCGCATCCGTGTTATTTGTgataaaaattaatatttctttttacttttttatctgactgtaaagaacaggacggatattaaaagacacactATTCAATGCGGGACACACGTTACACGGAAGAAATATTctattttaatctcaagcacttttcaacaaaacaaggtgattttccaggtattccagtacttaaatttctaagagctaaattcaagcacttcaaggacctgtATGAACTCTGTAAATAGTGTAGAAGAAAGTATAGTAGTGGTCAAATCAAGCGATACAGAAATTAAATATGTttgatgggtcatttcatttatgatcacatggacagaaaacaatgtttcaaatgtcGGAATATCGAGTTTTGCCTTGATATGGTTCGAAATtcaatatatcgtcccatccATAATGATAACTGTCTAATAGCTAAAGTAAATGACATTGCCAGCATGCTAATTTAAGCACTACCactaaaaatatcaaagcaagataaaaaaaataatctagaTCAACTAGTTAACCGCACTTATCAAGCAGTCAGTTTTTGGACAACTAGTTAGCCATCATGACCCATCTCTGTTAGCTATTCACGTTTAATCTCTTGGAACTTGATGTCAAACCAAGGAGACTCCAGAGTTTTTGCCTAGCATGCAAAATATACTAATATAAAAGCTGTGTAAAAAACATTATGCATCCTGATGCGGTGTCCCCACTGAACCTGCCTTAGCTTCATTTCTAAATCTTCTGTAGTCATCAAGTGTGGACAGGGCACAGATTAATGACTGCATCATAACAGTGAAAGCCTCCATCAAAACATGAGCATGTCTTTGTGGAGTTGATGTGGCCTTGTCTCACACTCCCTTGCAGTGAATAGCAATAAGCCCACTAATGCACAGAGAGAGCAGATCATTACGGCACTGGCGATTAAAAAGATTGATTGAGTGGCTTTACTATAGAATAAATGTGCAGACATGCCAGAGGTTATTTATTTGTTGCAAACtaattgcattgtttttcaaatggcCACACATTCTGCCTTTGGGAAGATTTCTGCACTTTCCCAGCTCTTTTATTTTCTCACATTATGGCTGTCACCTTACAAGAATAAAGATGTTGCTCTAGGTTTTTCACAGCAAAATGACTTCGACAGtaaaatttttaaaagattattctCAAGCTGTCTGTGGAGATTTGTTGTAGTAATGGTTTCTCTATCCGTCCTGTTTACAGGTTTTACAAGCATCTGGACAGAGGTTACAACACATGTGCCAGAACAGACTTCTATTTCACACCTCTGGCCTCATCAAAACTGGCAAAGAAACGGGAGGAGGTGCTGGAGAAAGCCAAGAGGGAAGCAGAGCAGAAAgcaagagaagagaaagagaaggagagagaacgagagaaggaaagagagagggaacgggagagagagaaggaagcaGAGAGATCTGCTGTACGTATAAGATGGTATTTTGTGCATTGCAGGGCTCCCACAGTAATGGAAAACCCGGGATTAGCAGCAAATTTTAAAACtgatttccaggtctggaaaagtTATGGAAGTTGATAAAATCATGTCACAGAAAAATCTTGGaaatttcaaaatgtttgttATGCTTAGCAAGGGGGCTCAGAAAGCTGGATGATTTTCCATTACAATGTATTCTCAAATCTCAGGACTTTTATTGTCATATTGGAGACATTTGTAGACTTTTTTTTAacttcaaaaaattaaaatgcttaaaGTATAAAGTGTGTACAGTATTGAAATCGCTTACAAATGGATCTGCCCCAGCAAATTctctaaaataatgttttttataaatccttatctgaaaaagtcatggaaattcattggtcaaaaattgTGGGAACCCTGACGTTGGCTTTTGTTTAGTTTTCTGTTTTGCTTATAAATATCCATTCTGTCTCTACAGAAAGCATCCAGTTCTTCCCATGAAGTTCGCATGGGTGAACCTCAGATGGCTGGATCAGCTCACATGCGAGCATCCTTCGACCCACCTCCCACCACCATCGCCACTGTGCCCCCATACATTGGCCCCGACACGCCTGCCCTGCGCACGCTCAGCGAGTACGCCCGGCCCCACGTCATGTCCCCCACCAACCGCAACCATCCCTTCTTTGTCTCGCTCAACCCCGCAGACCCTCTTCTGGCCTACCACATGCCCGGGCTGTACAATGCAGACCACGGCATGCGTGAGCGCGAGCTGCGGGAGCGAGAGATCCGGGAGAGGGAGATCCGTGAGAGGGAGCTGAGAATGGAGAGGATGAAGCCGGGCTTTGAGGTCAAACCTCCAGAATTGGACAGTATGCATCCTTCCGCCAACCACATGGAGCACTTTGCCAGACACGGGCCCATTGGTCTCCCGCCCATGGCTGGCCCTCATCCGTTTGCCTCCTTCCATCCTGGTCTGAACCCGTTGGAGCGGGAGCGGCTGGCATTGGCCGGCCCACAGCTACGGCCTGAGATGACTTACCCTGAGAGACTGGCGGAGAGGCTACATGCCGAGAGAATGGCCTCAGTGGCTAATGACCAGATAGCGCGGCTACAGATGTTCAACGTGACGCCTCACCACCATCAGCACTCACACATCCATTCACACCTCCATCTGCACCAACAGGACCCGCTGCACCAAGGTGAGAGAACCCTCATTCTAGCGTTGTGTGCTGGAACCTTATATTAGTAGAGTCTTGTTGTTCTATGGAGACAAATAATGTAATGTTATAGTGGTAgcccacccaaaaatgaaaatggtcatAATTTGCTcgccctcatgctgttccaaagccatatgacttactttcacttttattgtataaaaaaagttgcaatgaaagtcagtcagtcatacaggtttgcaacaacattaaattgagtaaattaagacagaattttattttttgtgaactatctcGTTAGAATATAAAAACTATAACAAATAATGTAcatttatgtgaaaaaaatataaatatttgtcttTAAGCTTGATGTTCATTTTGAATGTCAATGCTATCAGTAATTATGTGAGTTTCTGTTTAATATTGACTGTGCACCATTACAAAAACCTACTGACACGGAGAAGGTGGTGGTGAATGTCTTGTGTGTCCCCCAGGTTCTGGGGCACATCCGCTTGTAGACCCATTGGCAGCTGGACCGCACCTAGCCCGGTTCCCCTATCCTCCTGGAGCCATCCCCAACCCCCTGCTCGGACAGCCCCCACATGAACACGAGATGCTCCGGCACCCTGTATTCGGTAAGCTTTCAACATTTACATGAACAGATAAAGCTATATATTACACTTGTTTAGGCTCTAACAGATCAATCttcttgtgttgtgtgtgttgtaggtGCTCCATATCCCAGAGATCTGCCAGGGGGGCTTCCACCACCCATGTCAGCAGCACACCAGCTACAGGCCATGCATGCACAGTCTGCAGAGTTACAGAGATTGGCCATGGAGCAACAGTGGCTACATGGTCACCACCACATGCACGGGGGCCCTCTGCCAGGACAGGAAGACTATTACAGGTCAGCACACAAACATTGCAGTAATCTGATGAGGAGTTTGAGTAATTGCCTATGTTTATCGTGGCTTTGACCAGAGCTCCTACGGCTATGGAAGTTGTGTTTTCCAGGTCTATAAAGGTCAAGGAAATTAGTAAAATCTTACAAATCATGAAAAAGTTATGGAAACATCAGTAGTACTTTTTAATGAtgatatatttgttaacattaggtgtcatgaactaacaatgaacaatatcttttttacagtattaatctttgtagatgttagttaataaaaatacaattgttcatgttagttcatagtgcattaactaatattaacatatacaacttttaattaaaaaaatgtgttagtatgtgttgaaataaacatttaccaagattaataaatgctgtaaaatattgttcattgttagttcatgttaactaatgttaacaaatggaaccttattataaagtgttacccttaatgaatataaatttttctagttatgctcttcTCCAAAATATTTCATTGactatatattcagtatatatgtcacctttttttaagctaatttgcccaaattgtttagttaaattgtatacattttccTTAATAGCTTAAAAGGTTACTAtaagcttaaacacttaaaaaaaaaaaaatatacaaccccaattccggaaaggttgggacagtatgaaaaatggtaataaaaacaaaaaggagtgatttgtaaattatattcaccatttgctatATTGTAAGTATCACAACTAcgcattatatgatgttttccttgtgaatttcctttttttatttta
The genomic region above belongs to Myxocyprinus asiaticus isolate MX2 ecotype Aquarium Trade chromosome 28, UBuf_Myxa_2, whole genome shotgun sequence and contains:
- the LOC127418987 gene encoding LOW QUALITY PROTEIN: arginine-glutamic acid dipeptide repeats protein-like (The sequence of the model RefSeq protein was modified relative to this genomic sequence to represent the inferred CDS: deleted 2 bases in 1 codon; substituted 1 base at 1 genomic stop codon): MTADKEKDKERERDRDRDRDREKRDKTRESESSRPRRSCTLEGGAKNYAESEHSEDDDNETPGAGTAEEATKKSKKKLPKKKSRYERTDTGEITSFITEDEIVYRPGDCVYIESRRPNTPYFICSIQDFKLSKRDHLLMNVKWYYRQSEVPDSVYQHLVQDRNNENDSGRELVITDPVVKSRELFISDYVDTYHAAALRGKCNILHFSDIFAAREFKARIDSFFYILGYNPETRRLNSTQGEIRVGPSHQAKLPELQPFPSPGGPMVTENEELVWMPGVNDCDLLMYLRAARSMAAFAGMCDGGSTEDGCLAASRDDTTLNALNTLHESSYDAGKALQRLVKKPVPKLIEKCWSEDEVKRFIKGLRQYGKNFFRIRKELLPCKETGELITFYYYWKKTPEAASCRAHRRHRRQPVFRRIKTRTASTPVSTPSRPPSSEFLDLSSASEDDFDSEDSEQELKGYACRHCFTTTSKDWHHGGRENILLCTDCRIHFKKYGELPPIEKPLDPPPFMFKPVKEEDDGISGKHSMRTRRTRGSMSTLRSGRKKQPASPDGRASPTNEDLRSSGRTSPSAASTSSTDSKTDSMKKPSKKIKEEAQSPMKSAKRQREKGASDTEESERASVKKSKTQELSRPDSPSERGRGRGXGESSDGRSVNDDGSSDPKDIDQDNRSSSPSIPSPCDNESDSDSSAQQQVLQGQHPPVIQCQTGALPLAPPTSASASTTPTSGTPLLPSQSSPSIPPTSMPPLQIPSAGPLSLIQSGAQRLPSPHSPLQGMPQPPPPSQTGPQCLQPPLHGPMLPMGHPLQAGPSHMPHPHTLPPQSFPMGQSQVPPSPLLGQAQVSTLLQQQQRPHTPPSQSQSSSQSGSQPPREQPLQPAPLPMPHIKPPPTTPIPQMPNPQSHKHPTHPPFPQMPSNLPPPPALKPLSSLSTHHPPSAHPPPLQLMSQSQQLQSPPVQPPVLTQSQNLLATGSQAPPPAPPLPSSSSSASHSMPSQPPFPPHPFIPSSSPVLSPSTVPSSVVGTMATLQQQPSSSISMPLPASVSAPCPGPSTVPPVQIKEEPLDEAEEPESPPPPQRSPSPPPTIVNTPSHASQSARFYKHLDRGYNTCARTDFYFTPLASSKLAKKREEVLEKAKREAEQKAREEKEKEREREKEREREREREKEAERSAKASSSSHEVRMGEPQMAGSAHMRASFDPPPTTIATVPPYIGPDTPALRTLSEYARPHVMSPTNRNHPFFVSLNPADPLLAYHMPGLYNADHGMRERELREREIREREIRERELRMERMKPGFEVKPPELDSMHPSANHMEHFARHGPIGLPPMAGPHPFASFHPGLNPLERERLALAGPQLRPEMTYPERLAERLHAERMASVANDQIARLQMFNVTPHHHQHSHIHSHLHLHQQDPLHQGSGAHPLVDPLAAGPHLARFPYPPGAIPNPLLGQPPHEHEMLRHPVFGAPYPRDLPGGLPPPMSAAHQLQAMHAQSAELQRLAMEQQWLHGHHHMHGGPLPGQEDYYSRLKKESDKQL